The Nycticebus coucang isolate mNycCou1 chromosome 15, mNycCou1.pri, whole genome shotgun sequence genome has a segment encoding these proteins:
- the CHAMP1 gene encoding chromosome alignment-maintaining phosphoprotein 1, with translation MEVFQELRKPSARLECDHCSFRGTDYENVQIHMGTIHPEFCDEMDAGGLGKMIFYQKSAKLFHCHKCFFTSKMYSNVYYHITSKHASPDKWNDKPKSHLNKETDPVKSPPVPEHQKMPSSAVGLSKPIPALCIETQKLDPVLSPESPKPTVIPLEPQKPAPVTPELQTPPLLSPEPSKPAAVSSPELPKPVPVVSESQKVVSVPSPEPQKLAPVSPEPVKATVTNPKPQKHSHFPETLGLPSATSPESPVLATSPEPWGPSPTASPESRKSARTASPEPRKPSPSESPEPWKPFSAVSPEPRRPAPAVSPGSWKPGPPGSPRSWKSSPAAAASGPWKPAKPAPSVSPGPWKPIPSVSPGPWKATPSVSPASWKSSSVSPGSWKTPPTSPESWKSGPPELRKTAPTLSPEHWKAAPPVSPELRKPGPPLSPEIRSPAGSPELRKPSGSPDLWKLSPDQRKTSPASVDFPESQKGSRGGSPDLWKSSFFIEAQKSTVFPETRKPGPSGLSESPKVASDIWKPVLSMDTEPRKPGLFPESTKTAPPASPEPRKRALFPEPRKHALFPELSKSAIFSESQKAVDLGDELQLDAIDDQKCDILVQEECVTPKKLLEDTLFPSSKKLKKDNQENSDAELSSSEYIKTDLDTIDIKGQESSSDQEQVDVESVDFSKENKVDMSSSEQFKNVLQFTEEKEAFISEEEIAKYMKRGKGKYYCKICCCRAMKKGAVLHHLVNKHNVHSPYKCTICGKAFLLESLLKNHVAAHGQSLLKCPRCNFESNFPRGFKKHLTHCQSRHNEEANKKLMEALEPSLEEQQI, from the coding sequence ATGGAAGTATTCCAGGAGCTTCGTAAACCATCAGCACGTTTAGAATGTGACCACTGCAGTTTCAGAGGCACAGACTATGAAAATGTCCAAATCCACATGGGTACCATCCATCCAGAATTTTGTGATGAAATGGATGCTGGTGGGTtaggtaaaatgatattttaccaGAAAAGTGCAAAGTTATTTCACTGCCATAAATGCTTCTTCACCAGCAAGATGTATTCTAATGTGTACTATCATATCACATCTAAACATGCATCCCCAGACAAATGGAATGATAAACCCAAAAGTCATTTGAACAAAGAAACAGACCCTGTGAAAAGCCCTCCTGTTCCTGAACACCAGAAAATGCCCTCTAGTGCAGTGGGACTCTCAAAACCCATACCTGCTCTTTGCATAGAAACACAGAAACTTGACCCAGTTTTGTCTCCAGAATCACCAAAACCTACTGTTATTCCTCTGGAGCCTCAGAAACCTGCCCCTGTTACTCCTGAGCTACAGacacctcctcttctttctcctgagcCTTCAAAACCTGCCGCTGTTTCTTCTCCTGAACTTCCAAAACCAGTCCCTGTTGTTTCTGAATCTCAGAAGGTTGTCTCTGTTCCTTCTCCAGAACCACAGAAGCTTGCTCCTGTATCTCCTGAGCCAGTAAAAGCTACTGTTACTAATCCCAAACCCCAGAAACACTCTCATTTTCCAGAAACATTGGGGCTACCTTCAGCCACCTCTCCAGAGTCACCAGTTCTAGCTACTTCCCCTGAACCTTGGGGGCCATCCCCAACTGCATCTCCAGAATCTAGAAAGTCAGCCCGGACTGCCTCCCCTGAGCCAAGGAAGCCATCCCCATCAGAGTCTCCTGAGCCTTGGAAGCcattctctgctgtctccccagAGCCTAGGAGACCAGCCCCAGCTGTGTCACCAGGTTCTTGGAAGCCAGGGCCACCTGGATCCCCTCGGTCTTGGAAATCCAGTcctgcagcagcagcatcagGACCTTGGAAGCCAGCTAAACCAGCTCCCTCAGTGTCTCCTGGACCTTGGAAACCAATTCCTTCTGTATCACCTGGACCTTGGAAAGCAACTCCCTCTGTGTCACCTGCATCTTGGAAATCTTCGTCAGTCTCACCTGGTTCCTGGAAAACTCCTCCGACATCTCCTGAGTCTTGGAAGTCTGGCCCACCAGAACTCCGAAAGACAGCTCCCACATTGTCACCTGAACACTGGAAGGCAGCTCCCCCAGTGTCTCCTGAACTCCGCAAGCCAGGCCCACCCCTGTCCCCAGAGATACGTAGTCCAGCAGGATCTCCGGAGCTCAGGAAACCTTCAGGGTCACCAGACCTTTGGAAGCTTTCTCCTGATCAGCGGAAAACCTCTCCTGCTTCAGTTGATTTTCCTGAGTCCCAGAAAGGTTCTCGTGGTGGTTCTCCTGATCTCTGGaagtcttccttttttattgaaGCTCAGAAATCCACCGTCTTCCCTGAGACCCGAAAACCAGGTCCTTCTGGGCTGTCTGAGTCCCCCAAAGTGGCCTCAGATATCTGGAAGCCTGTTCTTTCTATGGACACTGAGCCTAGAAAACCTGGCCTGTTTCCTGAGTCTACCAAAACAGCCCCTCCTGCTTCTCCTGAACCACGAAAACGTGCTCTTTTTCCAGAGCCTCGGAAGCATGCCCTTTTCCCTGAACTTTCCAAATCTGCCATATTCTCAGAATCTCAGAAGGCAGTTGACCTTGGTGATGAACTACAATTAGATGCCATAGATGATCAAAAGTGTGATATTTTGGTTCAGGAAGAATGTGTTACACCTAAGAAACTCTTAGAAGacactttatttccttcctcaAAGAAGCTCAAGAAAGACAACCAGGAGAACTCAGATGCTGAGCTTAGTAGCAGTGAGTACATAAAAACAGATTTGGATACAATAGATATTAAAGGCCAAGAATCAAGCAGTGATCAGGAGCAAGTTGATGTGGAGTCTGTTGATTttagcaaagaaaacaaagtggACATGAGTAGTTCAGAGCAGTTCAAAAATGTACTACAATTTACTGAAGAAAAAGAAGCTTTCATCTCTGAAGAGGAGATTGCAAAATACATGAAGCGTGGAAAAGGAAAGTATTATTGCAAAATTTGTTGCTGTCGTGCTATGAAAAAAGGTGCTGTTTTGCATCATTTGGTTAATAAACACAATGTTCATAGCCCTTACAAATGCACAATTTGTGGAAAGGCTTTTCTTTTGGAATCTCTCCTTAAAAATCATGTAGCAGCTCACGGACAAAGTTTACTTAAATGTCCACGTTGTAATTTTGAATCAAATTTCCCAAGAGGCTTTAAGAAACATTTAACTCATTGCCAAAGCCGGCATAATGAAGAGGCAAATAAAAAGCTAATGGAAGCTCTTGAACCCTCGCTGGAAGAGCAGCAGATTTGA